The genomic region AGTTGGTGGACTTGGACAGGACGGACGTTCTATGGTAACAAAGAACGACTATCGTTTCCTTCACACACTGAAGAACATGGGACCTTCACCAGAACCAAACCTTACAGTACTTTACTCTTCAAGACTGCCAGAGAACTTCAAGAAGTTCGCAGCTCTGATTTCGGTAGAAACAAGCTCAATCCAGTATGAGAACGATGATGTTATGCGTCCGGTATGGGGCGATGACTATTCAATCTGCTGCTGCGTATCTGCTACAGAGACAGGTAAAGAGATGCAGTTCTTCGGAGCTCGTGCAAACCTTGCTAAGTGTCTGTTATACGCTATCAACGGTGGTGTTGATGAAAAGAACAAAGTTCAGGTTGGACCTGCTTACAGACCAATCACATCTGAGTACCTTGACTTCGATGAAGTAATGGAAAAATACGATGCTATGATGGAATGGTTAAGCAAACTGTATGTTGATACACTGAACATGATCCACTATATGCATGACAAATACTACTATGAAGCAGCTCAGATGTCACTGATCGACACAGATGTTAAGCGTTCATTCGCAACAGGTATCGCTGGATTCTCTCACGTAGTAGATTCACTTTGCGCTATCAAATACGCTAAGGTTAAAGCTATTCGTGACGAAGACGGAATCACAAAAGATTTTGAGATCGAAGGAGACTTCCCAAGATACGGTAACGATGATGACCGTGCAGATGACATGGCTATCTGGCTTCTGAAAACATTCATGCACAAACTGAACAAGTGCCACACATACAGAAATTCTGTACCTACAACATCAATCCTTACAATTACTTCTAACGTAGTATATGGTAAGGCTACAGGATCTCTTCCAGATGGAAGAAAAGCAGGAGAACCACTTTCACCAGGTGCTAACCCATCTTACGGTGCAGAAAAGAGCGGACTTCTTGCATCTCTTAACTCTGTTGCTAAGCTGCCATACGAGCTGGCTCTGGATGGTATTTCTAATACTCAGACAATCAGCCCAAGTGCACTTGGACACACAGATGACGAGCGTAAAGAAAATCTTGCACGTGTAATGGACGGATACTTCGATCAGGGAGCACATCACCTGAACGTTAACGTATTTGGTACAGACAAACTGGTTGACGCTATGGAACACCCAGAGAAACCAGAATACGCTAACTTCACAATCCGTGTATCTGGATACGCAGTTAAGTTCATCGACCTGACTCGCGAACAGCAGTTAGACGTTATCGCAAGAACTTGCCACGATCATATGTAAAAGCTATGAGCTATGCATCAGATGAGACAGATGTTATAATCAAGCTTGCTTGAATTATGATATCTGGATCAGACGATATACGGCGACAGCCGTCAGCGAGATGAAGCAAAGCGGAATCGAGCTGCGCATGGCGGAGTACATGGCGAATTACATGTAATAAATAAGAAAAGGAGCAAAACTATGACCCAAGGATATATTCATTCTTTGGAAAGTTTCGGCTCCGTTGACGGTCCAGGTGTCCGGTATCTGATATTTACGACCGGCTGTGCAATGCGCTGCCAGTTCTGTCATAACCCGGACACATGGAACATGAATTCAGGGACTCTCTACACAGCAGATGAACTGATTGATAAAGCCTGGAAATACCGCACTTACTGGGGAAGTAAGGGCGGTATTACCGTCAGTGGAGGCGAACCGCTTCTGCAGATCGATTTTCTGCTGGAGTTGTTCCAGAAAGCCAAAGAAAGAGGAATCAACACGACACTGGATACCTGCGGGAATCCATTTACAAGAGAAGAGCCATTCTTCAGTAAATTCCAGGAACTTATGAAGGTGACAGATCTTGTGATGCTAGATATCAAGCATATTGATGACGAACAGCATAAGATCCTTACCGGACAGACGAATAAGAATATTCTTGATATGGCAAGGTATCTTTCTGATACCGGAAAACCAGTCTGGATCCGTCACGTCCTGGTTCCGGAAAGAAGCGATAAAGACGAGTATCTGCACAGACTTCATGACTTTATAGAAACACTTGATAACGTAGAGAAAGTTGAGGTTCTTCCATATCATACACTTGGTGTATATAAATGGAAAGAACTGGGAATCCCGTATCAGCTGGAAGGCATTGATCCGCCATCGAAAGAGCGTGTGGAAAATGCGAACCGGATTCTTGAAACAGCGAAATATCATGCATAGAATCTGCCGCTGGCAGTTGTATACTTTGGTATCTACAGGACCTGCCACTGGCAGCTCTTTACGAATGCATGGCAATAAAAATTACGGAGCACATAGAAATATGTGTTCCGTAATTTTTTTGTTATACCAAAGTATGC from Dorea longicatena harbors:
- the pflB gene encoding formate C-acetyltransferase, translated to MAHFEQWAGFKGKEWVNSVDVRSFIQENYTPYEGDESFLEGPTEATDTLWGKLQELQKEERAKGGVLDMETEVVSGLTAYGPGYISEETKDLEKVVGLQTDKPLKRAFMPYGGIKMAEQACTTYGYQPSEELHKIFTKYHKTHNQGVFDIYTPEMKKARHNKIITGLPDTYGRGRIVGDYRRVALYGIDFLIEKKQYDFERYARHGMKGTDFRLREELADQIKALKEMKEMAAVYGYDISQPAKDAHEAVQWLYFGYLAAIKTQNGAAMSVGRISTFLDIYIERDLKAGKITEKEAQELIDHMVMKFRMVKFARIPSYNELFSGDPTWATLEVGGLGQDGRSMVTKNDYRFLHTLKNMGPSPEPNLTVLYSSRLPENFKKFAALISVETSSIQYENDDVMRPVWGDDYSICCCVSATETGKEMQFFGARANLAKCLLYAINGGVDEKNKVQVGPAYRPITSEYLDFDEVMEKYDAMMEWLSKLYVDTLNMIHYMHDKYYYEAAQMSLIDTDVKRSFATGIAGFSHVVDSLCAIKYAKVKAIRDEDGITKDFEIEGDFPRYGNDDDRADDMAIWLLKTFMHKLNKCHTYRNSVPTTSILTITSNVVYGKATGSLPDGRKAGEPLSPGANPSYGAEKSGLLASLNSVAKLPYELALDGISNTQTISPSALGHTDDERKENLARVMDGYFDQGAHHLNVNVFGTDKLVDAMEHPEKPEYANFTIRVSGYAVKFIDLTREQQLDVIARTCHDHM
- the pflA gene encoding pyruvate formate-lyase-activating protein, with the translated sequence MTQGYIHSLESFGSVDGPGVRYLIFTTGCAMRCQFCHNPDTWNMNSGTLYTADELIDKAWKYRTYWGSKGGITVSGGEPLLQIDFLLELFQKAKERGINTTLDTCGNPFTREEPFFSKFQELMKVTDLVMLDIKHIDDEQHKILTGQTNKNILDMARYLSDTGKPVWIRHVLVPERSDKDEYLHRLHDFIETLDNVEKVEVLPYHTLGVYKWKELGIPYQLEGIDPPSKERVENANRILETAKYHA